From the genome of Pseudomonas sp. TMP9, one region includes:
- the fadD1 gene encoding long-chain-fatty-acid--CoA ligase FadD1, whose translation MNENFWKDKYPVGMATEINPDQYPNIQAVLKESCQRFADKPAFSNLGKTITYGELYALSGVFAAYLQQHTDLQPGDRIAVQLPNVLQYPVVVFGALRAGLIVVNTNPLYTARELEHQFNDSGAKALVTLANMAHLVEQVLPKTAIKTVIVTEVGDMLSPLKRLLINSVVKHVKKMVPAYNLPNAIKLTRAMAKGRGCAFKEACPSNAEIAVLQYTGGTTGVAKGAMLTHRNLIANMLQVKTLMGSEMSEGNEVLIAPLPLYHIYAFTFHCMAMMLVGGHNVLITNPRDLPAMTKDLAKYKFTGFVGLNTLFVALCNNEDFRKLDFSTLKATFSGGMALQLATAERWKQVTGCSICEGFGMTETSPVASVNPFSNIQIGTIGIPVPSTLCKVIDDDGVEQPLGSIGELCVKGPQVMKGYWQRQEATEEILDAEGWLKTGDIAVIQEDGYMRIVDRKKDMILVSGFNVYPNELEDVLATLPGVLQCAAVGVPDEKSGEAIKVFVVVKPGETLSKEQVMEHMRANVTGYKVPKAIEFRDVLPTTNVGKILRRELRDEELKKLGKK comes from the coding sequence ATGAACGAAAACTTTTGGAAGGATAAGTATCCTGTCGGTATGGCTACCGAAATCAATCCTGACCAGTACCCGAATATTCAGGCGGTACTGAAAGAGTCCTGCCAACGTTTCGCCGACAAACCTGCGTTCAGTAACTTGGGTAAAACCATCACCTACGGTGAGTTGTACGCGTTGTCCGGCGTCTTTGCCGCCTACTTACAGCAACACACCGACCTGCAGCCTGGTGATCGCATCGCCGTGCAACTGCCCAACGTGTTGCAGTACCCGGTTGTGGTCTTCGGTGCGCTGCGCGCCGGCTTAATCGTGGTCAACACCAACCCGCTCTACACCGCGCGTGAGTTGGAGCACCAGTTCAATGATTCGGGTGCCAAAGCTTTGGTCACCTTGGCCAACATGGCCCATTTGGTTGAGCAGGTACTGCCAAAAACCGCAATCAAGACGGTGATTGTTACTGAAGTGGGCGACATGCTATCGCCACTCAAGCGCCTGCTGATTAACAGCGTGGTCAAGCATGTGAAGAAAATGGTGCCGGCCTACAACTTGCCGAACGCCATCAAGCTCACCCGTGCAATGGCCAAAGGTCGCGGTTGTGCGTTCAAAGAGGCGTGCCCAAGCAACGCTGAAATCGCTGTGCTGCAATACACCGGTGGCACCACCGGCGTCGCTAAAGGCGCGATGCTGACGCACCGCAACCTGATCGCCAATATGCTGCAAGTGAAAACGTTGATGGGCTCAGAAATGAGCGAAGGCAACGAGGTGCTGATCGCACCACTGCCGCTTTACCACATCTACGCGTTCACCTTCCATTGCATGGCCATGATGCTAGTGGGCGGGCACAACGTGTTGATCACCAACCCGCGTGACCTGCCAGCGATGACCAAGGACTTAGCCAAGTACAAGTTCACCGGTTTTGTCGGCCTTAACACCCTCTTTGTCGCGCTGTGCAACAACGAGGACTTCCGCAAGCTGGACTTCTCCACCTTGAAAGCCACTTTCTCTGGCGGTATGGCGCTGCAACTGGCGACCGCTGAGCGCTGGAAGCAAGTTACCGGCTGCTCGATCTGTGAAGGCTTCGGCATGACCGAAACCAGCCCAGTGGCGTCGGTTAACCCGTTCAGCAATATTCAGATCGGCACCATTGGTATTCCAGTGCCGTCGACCCTGTGCAAGGTCATCGATGACGATGGCGTTGAGCAGCCACTGGGCTCGATTGGCGAGCTGTGCGTCAAAGGTCCGCAAGTGATGAAGGGCTACTGGCAGCGTCAGGAAGCCACTGAAGAAATCTTGGATGCTGAAGGCTGGTTGAAAACCGGTGACATCGCGGTGATTCAGGAAGACGGTTACATGCGCATCGTCGACCGCAAGAAAGACATGATTCTGGTGTCAGGCTTTAACGTCTACCCCAACGAACTGGAAGACGTGCTGGCCACTCTGCCAGGCGTGCTGCAATGCGCCGCTGTGGGTGTGCCGGATGAGAAGTCAGGGGAGGCGATCAAAGTATTCGTGGTGGTCAAACCGGGTGAAACCCTGAGCAAAGAGCAGGTCATGGAGCACATGCGCGCTAACGTCACCGGTTACAAGGTGCCTAAGGCTATTGAGTTCCGCGACGTTCTGCCGACCACTAACGTCGGTAAGATACTGCGCCGCGAGCTACGCGATGAAGAGCTAAAGAAACTGGGTAAGAAGTAA
- the fadD2 gene encoding long-chain-fatty-acid--CoA ligase FadD2, which translates to MQPDFWSDKRAAGVPNDIDMTAYKSVIEVFERSCKKFADRPAFSNLGVTLTYAELDRLSAAFAAYLQKHTDLQPGDRIAVQMPNVLQYPIAVFGAMRAGLIVVNTNPLYTAREMRHQFKDAGVRALVYLNMFGKLVQDVLPDTEIDYLIEAKMGDLLPTLKGWLVNTVVKKVKKMIPDYHLPQAVSFKDTLKQGRGHALKPVQIDQGDIAVLQYTGGTTGVAKGAMLTHGNLVANMLQVDACLSQLGDDGAPLMKQGQEIMIAPLPLYHIYAFTANCMCMMVNGNHNVLITNPRDIPGFVKELGKWQFSAFLGLNTLFVALMDNPEFKNLDFSHFKLTNSGGTALVKATAERWQAMTGCPVTEGYGLTETSPVASTNAYGNQVRLGTVGIPVPGTAFKVIDDDGVELALGERGELCIKGPQVMKGYWNREEATAEVLDAEGWFKSGDVAVIDPDGFVRIVDRKKDMIIVSGFNVYPNEVEDVVMAHPKVVSCAAIGVPDERSGEAVKLFVVARDSSLTAEELKVFCKESLTAYKVPKQIVFRESLPMTPVGKILRRELRDIA; encoded by the coding sequence ATGCAGCCTGATTTTTGGAGCGACAAACGCGCCGCCGGCGTACCCAATGACATCGACATGACGGCTTATAAGTCGGTTATCGAAGTGTTTGAACGCTCCTGCAAAAAATTTGCCGACCGACCCGCTTTCAGCAACTTAGGTGTGACCCTCACCTACGCCGAGCTCGATCGACTGTCGGCAGCGTTTGCGGCTTACCTGCAAAAGCACACAGACCTTCAGCCAGGCGACCGGATCGCCGTGCAGATGCCCAACGTGTTGCAGTATCCGATTGCCGTATTCGGTGCCATGCGCGCCGGGCTGATTGTGGTCAACACCAACCCGCTTTACACCGCCCGTGAGATGCGCCATCAATTTAAGGATGCCGGCGTGCGCGCCTTGGTCTACTTGAATATGTTCGGCAAGCTGGTGCAGGACGTGCTGCCGGATACCGAGATTGACTACCTGATCGAAGCCAAGATGGGCGACCTGCTACCCACCTTAAAAGGGTGGCTGGTGAATACCGTGGTGAAGAAGGTCAAGAAGATGATCCCGGACTATCACCTGCCGCAGGCTGTGTCGTTCAAAGACACGCTCAAGCAGGGCCGGGGCCACGCGCTGAAGCCCGTGCAGATCGATCAAGGTGATATTGCCGTGCTGCAATACACCGGCGGTACCACAGGTGTGGCCAAGGGTGCCATGCTCACCCACGGCAACCTGGTGGCAAACATGCTGCAAGTCGATGCCTGCCTATCGCAGCTCGGCGATGACGGCGCCCCGCTGATGAAGCAGGGCCAAGAAATCATGATTGCACCGCTGCCGCTCTATCATATCTACGCCTTCACCGCGAACTGCATGTGCATGATGGTCAACGGCAACCACAACGTCTTGATCACCAACCCGCGCGACATTCCAGGTTTTGTCAAAGAGCTGGGTAAGTGGCAGTTTTCGGCTTTTCTGGGCCTTAACACGTTGTTTGTAGCGTTGATGGATAACCCGGAGTTCAAGAACTTGGACTTCTCCCATTTTAAGTTGACTAACTCCGGCGGCACCGCCTTGGTTAAAGCCACGGCTGAGCGTTGGCAGGCAATGACCGGCTGCCCGGTGACCGAAGGCTATGGCCTCACCGAAACATCGCCAGTGGCCAGCACCAATGCGTACGGCAACCAGGTGCGCTTGGGTACGGTCGGCATTCCTGTGCCCGGCACGGCCTTCAAAGTTATTGATGACGATGGCGTCGAGCTGGCGCTGGGTGAGCGCGGCGAGCTGTGCATTAAGGGCCCGCAGGTGATGAAGGGCTACTGGAACCGTGAGGAAGCCACGGCCGAGGTGCTCGACGCTGAGGGCTGGTTTAAGAGCGGTGATGTGGCGGTAATCGATCCAGACGGCTTTGTCCGTATTGTTGACCGCAAAAAAGACATGATCATCGTCTCGGGTTTCAACGTGTACCCCAATGAGGTCGAAGACGTGGTGATGGCTCACCCGAAAGTCGTCAGCTGCGCGGCCATCGGTGTGCCGGATGAACGTTCGGGTGAGGCCGTTAAACTCTTTGTGGTGGCCCGCGACAGCAGCCTTACCGCCGAAGAACTGAAGGTCTTCTGTAAAGAAAGCCTGACCGCTTACAAGGTGCCCAAGCAGATCGTTTTCCGTGAGTCGCTGCCGATGACGCCGGTGGGCAAAATCCTCCGTCGCGAGCTGCGCGATATCGCCTGA
- a CDS encoding alpha/beta hydrolase, translating into MLHHAFWLDSTDAAPLYVNHWYSEQPPNALVMVAHGMAEHGGRYARLAEALVAQGFELYVHDQRGHGQTAKHGELGHYADSNGWELVVSDLATLNHHMRQSHPQTPIFLLGHSMGSYISQAYLMQHSCSLQGAIFSGSNYQPAALYRAGQLLARFERWRQGPTGHSALLEFVSFGSFNKAFKPNRSDFDWLSRDPQEVDKYVEDPLCGFRCSNQLWLDLLGGLQQITALNNLAQIDNSLPLLVIGGGSDPVSDGHRQQDLGNALRAAGNPHVQVKIYPGARHELLNESNRDEVTAYIIDWLHQALSQPRQRNVQSEENHP; encoded by the coding sequence ATGCTCCACCACGCATTCTGGCTAGACAGCACCGATGCAGCGCCCCTCTACGTAAACCACTGGTACAGCGAGCAACCGCCCAACGCCTTGGTGATGGTGGCTCACGGCATGGCCGAGCACGGCGGCCGCTATGCACGCTTGGCTGAAGCGCTGGTGGCGCAGGGCTTTGAGCTGTATGTACATGACCAGCGCGGGCATGGCCAAACCGCCAAGCACGGCGAACTCGGCCACTACGCAGACAGCAATGGCTGGGAGCTGGTAGTGAGTGATCTGGCCACGCTCAACCACCACATGCGTCAAAGCCACCCGCAAACACCGATTTTTCTGCTGGGTCACAGCATGGGCAGCTACATCAGCCAGGCGTATTTAATGCAGCACAGCTGCAGCCTGCAGGGAGCAATTTTCTCCGGGTCCAACTACCAGCCCGCCGCGTTGTACCGCGCAGGCCAACTGTTGGCGCGTTTTGAGCGCTGGCGGCAAGGGCCGACAGGCCACAGCGCGCTGCTGGAATTTGTCTCCTTTGGCTCATTCAATAAAGCCTTTAAGCCCAATCGCAGTGACTTCGACTGGCTCAGCCGCGACCCGCAAGAAGTCGATAAATACGTGGAGGACCCACTCTGCGGCTTTCGTTGCAGCAACCAGCTATGGCTGGACCTGCTCGGCGGCCTGCAACAGATCACGGCACTGAATAATCTCGCGCAGATCGACAACAGCCTGCCGCTGCTGGTGATTGGTGGCGGCAGTGACCCGGTCAGCGACGGCCATCGTCAACAAGACCTGGGCAATGCCTTGCGCGCTGCGGGTAACCCGCATGTGCAAGTAAAAATCTATCCGGGCGCCCGCCACGAACTGCTCAATGAGAGCAACCGCGACGAGGTGACCGCTTACATCATCGACTGGTTGCACCAGGCCCTCAGCCAACCGCGCCAGCGCAACGTACAGAGTGAAGAGAATCATCCATGA
- a CDS encoding MaoC family dehydratase codes for MSQSSNTPYDELEVGQTAHYSKTVTERDIQLFAEVSGDHNPVHLDAEYAATTMFKQRIAHGMFSGALISAAVACELPGPGTIYIGQSMRFTAPVKLGDTLTVRLEILEKLPKFRVRVATRVFNQNEELVVDGEAEILAPRKAQTVELTKLPPITIG; via the coding sequence ATGAGCCAAAGCAGCAACACGCCCTACGACGAGCTTGAGGTCGGCCAGACCGCCCATTACAGCAAAACCGTCACCGAACGCGATATTCAGTTGTTTGCCGAAGTCTCTGGCGACCACAACCCGGTGCACTTAGATGCCGAATACGCCGCCACCACCATGTTCAAGCAGCGCATTGCCCATGGCATGTTCAGTGGTGCGCTAATTAGCGCGGCGGTAGCCTGCGAGCTGCCGGGGCCGGGCACTATCTATATAGGCCAAAGCATGCGCTTTACCGCACCGGTAAAACTGGGTGACACACTGACCGTACGCCTGGAAATTTTAGAAAAACTACCCAAGTTCCGCGTGCGCGTGGCCACACGGGTGTTCAACCAGAACGAAGAACTGGTCGTGGACGGAGAAGCGGAAATCCTCGCGCCGCGCAAAGCGCAGACTGTTGAGTTGACCAAGCTGCCGCCGATCACCATCGGCTAA
- a CDS encoding DUF1993 domain-containing protein produces the protein MSLSMYHASIPVFTRQLNNLSTILGIAAAYAEEKKVEQSVFLNARLAPDMFPLCRQVQIACDGAKAGAALLAEVAAPSHADDETTFAELQVRIAQTLSFLASLSAAQIDGSEARTVTLKRRDKETHFEGQVFLLDHVLPNFYFHLTTAYAILRHNGVPVGKRDFLGTR, from the coding sequence CTGTCCCTGTCCATGTACCACGCATCGATTCCGGTGTTTACCCGCCAGCTGAACAACTTGTCGACCATCCTTGGCATCGCTGCGGCTTACGCCGAAGAGAAGAAGGTTGAGCAGAGCGTTTTTCTCAATGCGCGCCTGGCCCCGGATATGTTCCCACTGTGCCGTCAGGTGCAAATTGCCTGTGACGGGGCCAAAGCCGGTGCTGCGTTATTGGCTGAAGTTGCAGCCCCTAGCCACGCCGACGACGAAACCACCTTTGCCGAGCTGCAAGTGCGCATTGCCCAGACATTGAGCTTTCTTGCCAGCCTGAGCGCTGCGCAGATCGACGGCAGCGAAGCCCGCACCGTCACCCTCAAGCGCCGCGACAAAGAAACCCACTTTGAAGGTCAAGTGTTCCTGCTGGATCACGTGCTGCCCAACTTCTACTTCCACCTCACCACCGCCTACGCCATCCTTCGCCACAATGGCGTGCCCGTCGGCAAACGCGACTTCCTCGGCACCCGCTAA
- the metE gene encoding 5-methyltetrahydropteroyltriglutamate--homocysteine S-methyltransferase: MALSHSLGFPRIGRDRELKKALEAYWKGELNEAGLQAVGRELRATHWQVQKDAGIELLPVGDFAWYDHVLTHSLTFGVIPERFRPQSGKPTLDTLFGMARGVSQNTCCGGAHAQEMTKWFDTNYHYMVPEFSVDQQFTLSWEQLFDEVAEARALGHIVKPVLIGPLTYLWLGKTKGSEFDRLDLLERLLPLYGEILQRLATQGVEWVQIDEPILALDLPQDWKNAFERAYNILQREPGKKLIATYFAGLEDNLGLAASLPVDGLHIDLVRAPEQFPTILDRLPAYKVLSLGVVNGRNVWRTDLEKTLAVLQQAQERIGDRLWVAPSCSLLHSPVDVGREDKLDDELKSWLAFAVQKCEEVATLTAALNDPQSAHVQAALAQSRTLQASRAQSPRIHKPAVQARLAAITAADSQRLSPFVQRIEQQRTRLQLPAFPTTTIGSFPQTASIRLARQSFKAGKLSAADYTEAMHSEIRHAVVVQENLGLDVLVHGEAERNDMVEYFAEQLDGYAFTRFGWVQSYGSRCVKPAVIFGDLSRPQPMTVEWIRYAQTLTKKVMKGMLTGPVTMLMWSFARDDISREEQARQLALAIRDEVVDLEAAGIKIIQIDEAAFREGMPLRQAQWQGYLDWATESFRLCASGVRDETQIHTHMCYSEFNDVIESIAAMDADVITIETSRSDMELLEAFEAFDYPNDIGPGVYDIHSPRVPDSSDMVKLLRKAAQRIPAERLWVNPDCGLKTRAWPETEAALVNMVAAARQLRTELA; this comes from the coding sequence ATGGCCTTGTCCCACTCTCTGGGTTTTCCGCGTATTGGTCGCGATCGTGAACTGAAAAAAGCCCTCGAAGCCTACTGGAAAGGTGAGCTGAATGAAGCGGGCTTACAGGCCGTAGGCCGTGAGCTGCGTGCCACCCACTGGCAAGTGCAAAAAGATGCCGGGATTGAACTGCTGCCGGTTGGCGATTTCGCCTGGTACGACCACGTGCTCACCCACTCGCTGACATTCGGCGTAATCCCTGAGCGCTTCCGCCCGCAAAGTGGCAAGCCAACGCTGGACACGTTGTTTGGCATGGCCCGCGGCGTTAGCCAGAACACCTGCTGCGGCGGCGCGCATGCACAGGAAATGACCAAATGGTTCGACACCAACTACCACTACATGGTCCCCGAGTTCAGCGTGGACCAACAATTCACGCTCAGCTGGGAGCAGCTGTTTGATGAAGTCGCCGAAGCGCGCGCACTGGGCCACATCGTAAAGCCTGTGCTGATTGGCCCGCTGACCTACCTGTGGCTGGGTAAAACCAAAGGCAGCGAGTTTGATCGCCTTGATTTGCTTGAGCGCCTGCTGCCGCTGTATGGCGAAATTCTTCAGCGCTTGGCCACCCAAGGCGTCGAGTGGGTGCAGATTGATGAGCCAATTTTAGCCCTCGACCTGCCGCAAGACTGGAAGAATGCTTTCGAGCGCGCCTACAACATTCTCCAGCGTGAGCCGGGTAAAAAGTTGATTGCCACCTACTTTGCCGGCCTAGAAGACAATCTTGGCTTGGCCGCCAGCCTGCCGGTGGATGGCCTGCATATCGACTTGGTGCGTGCGCCAGAGCAGTTTCCGACCATCCTTGATCGCTTGCCAGCTTACAAAGTGCTGTCGTTAGGCGTGGTCAACGGTCGCAATGTATGGCGCACTGATCTGGAAAAAACCTTGGCTGTTTTGCAGCAGGCTCAAGAACGCATTGGCGATCGCCTATGGGTCGCGCCGAGTTGCTCGCTGTTGCACAGCCCGGTGGACGTGGGTCGTGAAGACAAGCTGGATGATGAGCTGAAAAGCTGGCTGGCCTTCGCGGTGCAGAAGTGCGAAGAAGTGGCCACCTTGACCGCCGCCCTAAATGACCCGCAAAGCGCCCATGTTCAAGCCGCCTTGGCGCAAAGCCGCACCCTGCAGGCCAGCCGCGCGCAATCACCGCGCATTCACAAACCGGCCGTGCAGGCGCGTTTGGCTGCTATTACGGCGGCTGACAGCCAGCGTCTGTCGCCCTTTGTGCAGCGTATTGAGCAGCAGCGCACCCGCCTGCAACTGCCGGCGTTCCCTACGACCACCATCGGTTCGTTTCCGCAAACCGCCTCCATTCGCTTGGCGCGGCAGTCATTCAAGGCTGGCAAGCTCTCAGCGGCTGATTACACCGAGGCCATGCACAGTGAGATTCGTCATGCGGTTGTGGTGCAGGAAAACCTCGGCCTGGACGTGCTGGTGCACGGTGAGGCCGAGCGCAATGACATGGTCGAGTACTTTGCCGAGCAGCTCGATGGCTACGCCTTTACCCGTTTCGGTTGGGTGCAGAGCTACGGTTCGCGGTGCGTGAAACCGGCGGTGATTTTTGGTGACTTAAGCCGCCCGCAGCCTATGACGGTGGAGTGGATTCGCTACGCACAAACCCTCACTAAAAAAGTCATGAAAGGCATGCTGACCGGCCCGGTGACCATGCTGATGTGGTCGTTTGCGCGTGACGATATTTCCCGCGAAGAGCAGGCCCGTCAGCTGGCGCTGGCGATTCGTGATGAGGTGGTGGACCTTGAAGCGGCGGGTATTAAGATCATCCAGATCGACGAAGCCGCCTTCCGTGAAGGTATGCCGTTGCGTCAGGCGCAGTGGCAGGGCTACTTGGATTGGGCCACCGAATCATTCCGCTTGTGCGCCTCGGGCGTGCGGGATGAAACGCAGATCCACACGCACATGTGCTACAGCGAATTTAATGATGTGATCGAGTCCATTGCGGCCATGGATGCTGACGTGATCACCATCGAAACCTCGCGCTCTGACATGGAGCTGCTTGAGGCCTTTGAGGCGTTCGACTACCCCAACGACATCGGCCCCGGCGTGTATGACATCCACTCGCCGCGCGTACCGGACAGCAGTGACATGGTCAAATTGCTGCGCAAGGCGGCCCAGCGTATTCCTGCTGAGCGGCTGTGGGTCAACCCGGACTGCGGTCTGAAGACCCGCGCGTGGCCAGAGACTGAAGCTGCGCTGGTAAACATGGTCGCGGCAGCGCGTCAGTTGCGTACCGAATTGGCCTGA
- the metR gene encoding transcriptional regulator MetR produces MLELRHLRTLHALRESESLVDAAERLHLTQSALSHQFKELEERLGMPLFVRKTKPVRFTSAGLRLLQLSDAVLPMLRSAERDLARLAGGTAGRLHMAIECHSCFQWLMPTIDQFRDAWPEVELDLASGFSFAPLPALARGDLDLVVTSDPLELAGITYVPLFTYEAMLAVANQHPLANKPCIKPQDLLSETLITYPVERDRLDIFTRFLEPADVEPAQVRTSELTVMMMQLVASGRGVCGLPNWALHEYSSRGYVTAKRLGDRGLFATLYAGIRTDMLDAPFMRDFLLTAKDTSFANLEGVSVAR; encoded by the coding sequence ATGCTTGAATTGCGCCACCTAAGAACTCTGCATGCCCTGCGTGAAAGCGAAAGCTTGGTGGACGCTGCCGAGCGCCTGCACCTGACACAATCAGCGTTGTCGCACCAGTTCAAGGAGCTGGAAGAGCGCTTGGGCATGCCGTTGTTTGTGCGCAAAACCAAACCGGTACGCTTTACCAGCGCTGGGCTGCGCCTGTTGCAGCTGAGCGATGCGGTGCTGCCGATGCTGCGCAGCGCTGAGCGTGATTTGGCGCGCTTGGCCGGCGGTACCGCAGGGCGCCTGCACATGGCCATCGAATGCCACAGCTGCTTCCAATGGCTGATGCCGACCATCGACCAGTTCCGCGATGCCTGGCCGGAAGTCGAACTGGACCTGGCCTCGGGCTTCTCCTTTGCCCCGCTGCCGGCCCTGGCGCGCGGTGATCTGGACTTGGTAGTAACGAGCGACCCGCTGGAGCTGGCAGGCATCACCTACGTGCCGCTGTTTACTTATGAGGCGATGCTGGCAGTGGCTAACCAGCACCCGCTGGCCAATAAACCCTGCATTAAGCCGCAGGACTTGCTCAGCGAAACCCTGATTACCTACCCGGTAGAACGCGACCGCCTGGATATCTTCACCCGCTTCCTCGAACCGGCTGACGTGGAGCCGGCGCAGGTGCGCACCTCAGAACTGACGGTGATGATGATGCAGCTGGTGGCCAGCGGCCGTGGCGTCTGCGGCCTGCCCAACTGGGCGTTGCATGAGTACAGCTCGCGCGGTTATGTGACGGCCAAGCGCCTGGGTGACAGAGGCTTGTTCGCCACCCTGTATGCCGGTATCCGCACCGATATGCTCGACGCGCCGTTTATGCGCGACTTCCTGCTAACGGCCAAGGACACCTCCTTCGCCAACCTTGAAGGTGTCAGCGTCGCGCGCTAA